Within Streptomyces antibioticus, the genomic segment ACGAGTGCCTTGGAGACGGCTTCCAGGCATTCCCAGGGGGCGAGCATGTCGAGGATGACGCGGTCGACGTCGGTGTCGCTGAGGTTGTCCTGGAGGTCGCCGACGGTGAGCTGCCAGGCGGGGTGGGGGCCGCCGAAGTAGCGCTCGACGTTCTGCCGGGCGATCTCGGCGAAGTCCTCGCGGCGCTCGTAGGAGTGCAGCATGCCCTGGTCGCCGATGGCGCGCAGCAGGAAGCTGCTGAGCGAGCCGGAGCCGACGCCGGCTTCGACGACGCGGGCGCCGGGGAAGATGTCGGCGAAGGCGAGGATCTGCCCCGCGTCCTTCGGGTAGACGACGGCTGCCCCGCGGGGCATGGACAGGACGTAGTCGGGGAGCAGGGGGCGCAGCGCGAGGTAGGCGACGTTCCCGGTGGTGCGGACAACGCTGCCCTCGGGAGCGCCGATCAGTTCGTCGTGCGGGAAGGAACCCTTGTGGGTGTGGAAGTTCTTCCCGGCTTCGAGCGTGAACGTGTAGTGGCGGCCCTTGGGGTCGGTCAGCTGAACCTGGTCCCCGACCTTGAAGGGCCCGCGCCTGCGGGCGGCACCGGTCGGTTCGGACATGTGACCAGCCTACCGGCGTTTGGCGGGGCCGCCGACCACGGTGGGGCGGGGGTGGTGGTCAGTTGGGGCGGGCCATGGCTTTGACGAAGGCGCGTTCCACGTCGGCGGCGGAGAGGACGCCGTAGATCTCGCCGGTCTCCTCGACGACGAGGTATTCGGTGGCGGGGGTGGCGCGCAGGACGTCGAGGAGGTCTTCGCCGGCGAGTTCGGCGGAGACGCGCATGCCGTCGGTGAGGTCCTGGGCGAGGCCGCTGACGGCGACCCAGGGGCGGCGGTGTTCGGGTACGCCGACGATGGCGGCCTCGCGGACGAGGGAGAGGGGTTCGCCGTGGGCGTCGACGACGACGAGGGCGCGGGCGCCGGCGTCGTTGGCGCGGCGGAGGGCTTCGGAGAGGGGGGTGTGGGTCTCGACGGGGACGGCGCGGCGGGTGAGGGTGCGGGCGCGGAGTTCGGGGAGGTGTTCGCGCAGGCGGGCCATGCGGAGGCTGTTGCCGGCGCCGGTCCAGATGATGGCGGCGAGGATGGCGGCGAGCAGGGCGTCGGTGACGGTGTCCATGCCGACGCTGTCCTCGGCGCCGGCGCCGAGGGCGCCGGACTGGGTGAGGAGGGGCAGTCCGATGAGGACGGAGACGGCGAGGGCGCGGCCGACCCAGGCGGCGGCGACGGTGCCGCTCATGGGTTTGCCGGTGATCTTCCAGACGACGGCGCGGAGCATGCGGCCGCCGTCGAGGGGGAGGCCGGGGAGGAGGTTGAAGACGGCGACGATGAGGTTGGAGATCATCAGGCCGGCCAGCAGGACGCCGGGGACGGTGCCGGGTTCGACGGGCTGCATGGCGAGGTAGAACACGCCGGCGAGGGCGAGGGAGAGCAGGGGGCCGACGAAGGCGAGCCAGAATTCGCGGCCGGGGGTCTCGGCTTCTTTCTCGATCTCGGAGACGCCGCCGAAGAACTGGAGCTGGATGCGGCGGACGGGGAGTTTGAAGCGGAGGGCGGCGACGGTGTGGGCGAGTTCGTGGATGAGGACGGAGGCGTAGAAGGCGACGGCGAAGAAGAGGGAGACGAGGTAGCGGGCGGCGCCGAGTTCGGGCAGCACGCGGTCGAGCTGGCCGCCGAAGACCCAGGTGATCAGCGCGGCGACGAGGAACCAGCTCGGCGCGACGTAGACGGGCACCCCGAAGGGCCGCCCCATGAGCAGCCCCCCACGCGGCTGCTCCGGGGCCCGCCGCGGCGGCCGCCCCTTACCCCGGGCCCGACGCCCCCCGGTGCCCGACGGATCGTGATGCCCGTCGTGGGTGTCGGCGTGGGCCCGGTGCTCGTCGTGCCGGTGCTCGGCGCCGCCCGGCGGCACGGCTGCCGGCTGGTTCGACGGGGTGTCCGGGCCGTGGGGGTGCTGGTCCGCGGTGGCCTCGGAGCGGGGGCCGTGCGGGGGCACGTCCCGGGCACCGGACGACGGCGCGGCGGGGGTCTTGTGCGACGGCACGTTGGGAGCCTCGGCCGGGGTCTCAGCCGAGGTCTTGGCGGCGGGCTCGGTCGGAGTCCCGGACGAAGGCGCGGCCGGACTCTCGGCCCTCGGCCCGGCAGGGGGCTCGACCGATGCCTCTGCGGCGAGGTCGGCGGTGGGCTTGGCTGAGGGATGGGCTGCGGGCTCCGCGGGAGTCCTGGCGGAAGAGGGCTCGGCCGACAGCCCGGCGAGGGGCTCGGACGGCGTCGCGGCGGCGGGCCCGGTCGAGGACCGGGAGCCAGGCTCGGCAGAAGTCTCAGACGAGGGCGCGGCCAGATTTCCGGTGGACGCCTCCGCGGAGGGCTCGGCCGACGTGCTGGCGGGAGTCTCCGCCGGGGTCTCGGCGCGCTGCCCGGCGGCAGGCTCGACCGAAGTTTCGGAGGCAGTACCGGCCGACGGCTTCGCCGAGGGGCGGGCGGCAGGATCAGCGGGGGCCACGGCTGCGGGGCCAGCCGGAGTCCCGGCGGCGGGCTCGGCCGAGTCCTCGGTCGGCGTTGCGGCGGGCTCGGCCGAAGGCTCCGTCACGGGCTCAGTCGGAGGCCCGGTGGTCGGCTCGGCCGAGGGCTCGGTGTGGGTTTCCGTGGGGGGCTCTGGCCAAGGCTCCGTCGGAGTCACAGTGGGGGGCTCTGCTGGGGGGTTCGTCGAGGGTGCGGGTGGGGTGTTGTTGGGCAGAGGGGGGCGTGGGGGCTCGGCCGGGTCTGTGTTGTCCGGCCGCGGCCGCTCGTTCGCGCCGCTTTCCACCACGGTGTCCCCTCGGTCCAAGCGTTTCCGCCCCTGCCGGGCGGAAGGGTCTGTGACCGATGGTATGCGGCCGTCGTGGCACCTTCCGCCCCGGCACCCACAGCGGGGTGCCCGTCGGTGCCGGGGACTGGGTGACTGTCAGTGGTGGGCCGTATGGTCTGAGGCATGGAGAGCAGCAGCGAGGGTGGTGTCGTGGCGGGGCGGGTGCCGGAGCCGGTGGGCGGGGCGCGGGTGGCCATAGCCCCTACCTCGTTGTCGCCGTCGCGGGCCGGGGACTTCATGCAGTGTCCGTTGCTGTACCGGTTCCGGGTGATCGACCGGCTGCCGGAGAAGCCGAGCGCGGCGGCGACGAAGGGCACGCTGGTGCACGCGGTGCTGGAGCGGCTGTTCGACGCCCCGGCGGCGGAGCGGACCGCGCCGCGGGCGAAGGCGCTGATCCCGGGGCAGTGGGACCGGCTGAGGGAGTCGCGGCCGGAGGTGGTGGAGCTGTTCGCCGACGATCCGGAGGGTGAGCGGCTGGCGGGCTGGCTGTCGGAGGCGGAGCGGCTGGTGGAGCGCTGGTTCACGCTGGAGGATCCGACGCGTCTGGAGCCGGCCGAGCGGGAGCTGTTCGTGGAGGCGGAGCTGGAGTCGGGGCTGCGGTTGCGGGGGATCATCGACCGGGTGGACGTGGCGCCGACGGGTGAGGTGCGGATCGTCGACTACAAGACGGGCAAGGCGCCGCGTGCGGAGTACGCGGACGGGGCGTTGTTCCAGATGAAGTTCTACGCGCTGGTGGTGTGGCGGTTGAAGCGGGTGATCCCGCGCCGTCTTCAGCTCGTGTATCTGGGCAGTGGCGATGTGCTGACGTACGACCCGGATCTGGCGGATCTGGAGCGGGTGGAGCGCCGGTTGCTGGCGTTGTGGGAGGCGATCCGGGAGGCGACGGAGACCGGGGAGTGGCGGCCGCGGCCGACGAAGCTGTGCGGCTGGTGTGATCATCAGGCGCACTGTCCGGAGTTCGGTGGTACTCCCCCGCCGTATCCGCTGGCGGTGAGGGCGGCCGCGTCGGAGGCGGATGCGCAGGGCAGAATGGGGCCGGACTAGCGAAGGAGACTTACGTGGCCATCCGTGTCCTACTGGTCGACGACCAGCCGCTGCTGCGCACGGGCTTCCGGATGATTCTGGAGGCGGAGCAGGACATCGCGGTCGTCGGGGAGGCCGGTGACGGGCTTCAGGCCCTGGACCAGGTGCGGGCGCTTCAGCCCGATGTGGTGCTCATGGACATCCGGATGCCCCGGATGGACGGGGTGGAGGCGACCCGGCAGATCTCGGGGCCGGGGCGGGACGGGCCGGCGAAGGTGCTGGTGCTGACGACGTTCGATCTCGACGAGTACGTGGTGGAGGCGTTGCGGGCGGGGGCGAGCGGTTTTCTGCTGAAGGACGCGCCGGCGAACGAACTGGTGCAGGCGATCCGGGTGGTGGCGTCGGGTGAGGCGATGCTGGCGCCGAGCATCACGCGCCGGCTGCTGGACAAGTACGCGACGCATCTGCCGTCGGGTGACGAGCCGGTGCCGAACACGCTGCACACGCTCACGGACCGTGAGGTGGAGGTGCTGAAGCTGGTGGCGCGCGGGTTGTCGAACGCGGAGATCGCCGCGGATCTGTTCGTGAGCGAGACGACGGTGAAGACGCATGTGGGGCATGTGCTGACGAAGCTGGGGCTGCGGGACCGGGTGCAGGCTGCGGTGTACGCGTACGAGAGCGGTCTGGTGCGTCCGGGCGCGCAGTGACGGGCCGGGTGTGAGTACGGCGACGGGCGCCCCCTTCGTGCAAGAGGGGGCGCCCGTCGGTGTTCGGGGGTGGGTCAGCCCTTGCTGAGTTCCCAGAAGCGGAACACGGTCGAGGCGTCGAGGCAGTTCTCCAGGCCGTAGACGTTCTCGCGGGCGACGGCGTACTGCTTGGCCTGCCAGATGGGCAGCAGGGGCAGTTCCTTGGCGACGGTGTCCTGGAGGCTCGCGTAGTCGGTGCCGGTGGCGGAGCGGTCGCTCTGGGCGGCGGTGCGCGGGATCAGGGTGTCGGTGATCTTGTCGTTGGCGTAGTTGTTGCCGAGGACGTTGCCCTCGCCGAAGAAGGGGGCGGTGAAGTTGTCGGCGTCGGGGTAGTCGGGCACCCAGCCCTTGACGTAGACGCCGTACTTGCCGTCGGCGATGTCCTTCTCGTACTGGCCGAAGGGGACGGACTTGACCTTGGCGTCGAACAGGCCGCTGGCGTTGAGCTGTTCGGCGATGGCCTTGAGTTCCTGGTCGGTGGCGGGGCCGTAGCGGGAGGGGGTGGACCACAGGGTGAGGTCGACCTTGCCGGTGATGCCTTCGTCCTGGAGGGCGGCGGCGGCCTTGGCCCGGGAGGGGCGGGCGCCGTAGCGGTCGAAGAAGGCGGTGTTGTGGCCCGCGATCCCGGCCGGGATGATCGAGTAGAGGGGGTCGGCGGTGCCCTGGTGGACGTCGCGGATGAGGGCTTCGCGGTCGACGAGGTGGGCGATGGCGCGGCGGACGCCGAGCTTGCCGGCGACGGGGTCGTCCATGTTGAAGACGAGGTGCTGGACCTCGGCGCTGCTGCCCTCGATGACGTCGACGCCGGAGTCGGTGGTGCTCTCGTCGATGTCGGTGATGTCGCCGGCGCTGAGGCCGCGGTAGGCGATGTCTATCTCGTTGTCGAGGAGGGCCTTTTCGAGGGCCTTCTGGTCGCCGTTGAAGAACGTGAGGGTGACGCCGTTGTTGCGGGGCTTTCCGGCGGAGCCCTTGTAGTGCTCGTTGACGGTGAAGACGGCCTTGTCGTCCTCGAAGGACTCCAGCTTGTAGGGGCCGGAGCCGGTGGCGCCGCCGTCCTCGCGCAGGGCGTCGGCGTCGTACTCCTGGTGGTCGACGATGGCGCCGGCACCGGAGGCGATCTTGCTGGGGAAGGTGGCGTCGGGGACCTTGAGCCGGAAGACGACGGTGGAGTCGTCCGGGGTCTCGACCTTGTCCAGCATGGGGAACATGATGGCGGGGCCGGAGTCGTCGTCGATCTTCAGCATGCGGTCGAAGGAGAACTTGACGTCCTTCGAGGTGAGCGGGTGGCCGTTGCTGAAGGTGAGGCCGTCCTTGAGCGTGCACCGGTACACCGTGGTCCTGGTGTCGGTGAAGGAGCATTCCTCGGCGGCGTCGGGCTCGGGTTCGGTGCCGCCCTTGGGGAAGCTGAGCAGCGACTGGAAGACGTTGTTGAACAACATCCAGGAGCCGGGGTCGTAGCCGGAGGCGGGGTCCGTGGCGAGGACGTCGTCGGACATCCCCAGCACCACGGCGGAGCCGTCGCCGCCGGAGCCCCCGGTCTGGGAGCCGCAGCCGGTCAACAGGCCGGAGGCCAGTCCCGCCACGATCGGCAGGACTGGCCACTGGTTGCGCATGTTCACGAATTACCTTTGTCGTCGGGTCCCGTCATACCGGTCCCGTCGACGCGGGCCCCGGCCGCGACGAACGTACCACTCGACCGCAAAGACGTATCACCCGAGCGGAACCCGACCAGAAACGACCAGAACCCGACAAGAAAGGTGCGTGCGTCAGCTGCTCACGCCGCGGCCCAGTTCCCAGAGCTGGACGGTCGCGGAGGAGTTCAGGACGTACGCGGTGCCCGTGATGTCGGTGCTGGCGGCGACGTACTGCTTGCCCTGCCACAGCGGGAGCACCGGCACGTCGTCGGCGACGATGTCCTGGATCTCCGTCAGGCTCTTTCCGGCGCTGAGGCGGTCGGCCTCACGACGGGACTGCGGGATCAGGTCGTTGATGATGTCGCTGTTGCGGTACGGGGAGTTGAGGAAGTTGTCCTTGTCGAGGAACGGCGCGACGTAGTTGTCGGCGTCCGGGAAGTCGGGGAACCAGCCCATGCCCCAGACCTCGTACTCGCCCTTGCGCTCGGCCGGGACGAAGGTGTCCCAGGCGGTGCCCTTGACGGTCACGTCGAACAGGCCGCTGTCGTTGAGCTGCTTGCGCAGCAGCTCGAACTCGTCCTTGGTGGCGGGACCGTAGTGGTCGGTCGTGTAGTTCAGGGTCAGCTTGACGGGCGTGGTGATGTCCGCCTTGGCGAGGAGTTCCTTCGCCTTGCTGACGCTGGGGTCGCCGTACTTGTTGAAGAACGAGTTGGAGTGGCCCGTGATGGAGGCGGGGACCAGCGAGTAGAGCGGCTCGGCCTGGGAGCCGTAGACCTCGGAGACCAGGTGGTCGCGGTCGATGACCTGGGCCATCGCCTGGCGCACGGCCTTCGTCTTCACCTCGGGGGCGTTGGTGTTGAAGGCGAGGTAGCGGATCTCCAGGCCGCCCAGCTCGATCAGGTCGATGTCGCTGTCGGCGGTGGCCTCGGAGAGCTTCTGGATCTGCTCGGGCGACATGGAGCGGGTCATCAGGTCGATGTCGCCCTTTTCGAGGGCGGTGCCCATGTCGTCGGCGTCCTCGTACGACACCATGTCGACCTCGCCGTTGTTCACCTCGAGCGCGCCCTTGTAGTGGGGGTTCTTGGTGAAGACGGCCTTGGTCATCTCGTCGCCGTCGGTCTCGGCCTTGAGGGTGTAGGGGCCCGAGCCGTCGACGGAGAAGCCCTCGCGCAGCTTGTCCTTCTCGTAGTCGTCGGGGTTGACGATGCCGGCGACCGGGGTCGACAGCTTGAAGGGGAAGGTGGCGTCCGCGGTCTTGAGGTGGAAGATGACTTCGTTGTCACCCTGCGTTTCGATGGTGTCGATCGTCGAGAGCAGGGCGAAGACGCCGGAGTCGGCCTTGATGGAACGGGCCCGGTCGATGGAGAACTTGACGTCCTCGGCGGTGACCGCGTTGCCGTCGGAGAACTTGAGGTCGCTGCGGAGCTTGCAGGCGTAGCGCTCGTTGCCGCTGTCGGTGAAGCCGCAGGACTGCGCCGCCTCGGGGACCGGCTCGCCCTCGCCCTTGGGCTGGATCATCAGGGTCTGCACGGTCTGGCGCAGGATGTTCCAGGTGCCGACGTCGTAGGCGTAGGCGGGGTCGAGGGGTGCGGGGGCGTCCTTGGTGGCCGTGAACCGGTCGGTGGTGCCCACGACGATGGCGTCGCCGCCGCCGCTCCCGCTGTCTGCCCCGCCGCAGGCGGCGAGTACGGGCGCGAGCAGACCCACCACGGCCGGCAGCACCAAAGTCTTGCGGTTCATGCTCGAGTTTCTCCAGAGCTGTCGAGTCCGTGTACCCGGCAAGCAGGGGTGTCGCAGCGGATCACGGGGCAGGGGCGATGTTCGTGTAACGAGATTAGTCCGCTTCCGGCAGGACGGTTGACGGCGACCGGAGTTGAATGCCCATCACGCTGCGGAACCGGGCGTGGACGCACGGAACAGACGCCCGGGGAAGGATTCGTGCAGCAGTCCATCAATCGGGACACAAGGACGTGCCGGGGCACCCGGTATGCCGGGATCCGGCACATGCCGGGGCAACTGTCGACCCCCCGCGGGGTGGGGAACGTCACACGCGGGACAGGGGTGACCGACCGGAATTCCGTCTGCGGTGACGGATGCGTGACGGAAGGAATTCGTCTGTGGACACGGCCGCCGAATTCCTTTGCTATCGGCGGTGCACGCTGGGTGAACGCGCTATCGCATTTCTGTCATCGAAACGTTCTCCGGCGATCACGAACACGATCACGAAGACGGTCATGAAGGCGGTCATGAAGGCGGTCACGAACGCGATGACGAAGGTGATCATCCCAGCGGCATGAGGCCGCGCAGGAAGGCCAGATCGACGCCTTCGAGGGTGGGCACGACGGTGCACCGGGCGCCCGGCTCGATGCCCGCGACGGAGGGCACGGCGACGACCTGGCAGCCGGCCGCGTGGGCGGCGGCGACACCGGTGGCGGTGTCCTCGACGACGGCGCAGCGGGCCGGGTCCACGCCCAGCCCGGCGGCGGCGAACAGATAGGGGTCGGGGTGCGGCTTGGTGCGCAGCACCTCGTCCCCGGCCACCGTGAGGGAGAAGTGCTGGGGGCCGAGCGAGGTCAGGACGCGGTCGATGATGCGCCGGTGCGAGGCGGAGACGAGGGCCGTGGGGATCTCGTACGCGGCGAGTTCCGCGAGCAGCCGTGCGGCGCCCGGCATCAGGGGCAGGGCGCGGGTGATGCGGTCCTCGAAGCCGTCGTTGAGCAGGACGGACAGTTCGGCGAGGGTGATGTCGGCTCCGGTGGCCTCGATCAGGAACCCGGCGCTGCGGCTCATCGGGCCGCCGACCACGACATGGCGCCAGGAGTCGTCGAGCGCGTGTCCGAGGCCGGCGAAGACCTCGACCTCGACGTCCCACCAGAAGCCCTCGGTGTCGACGAGGGTGCCGTCCATGTCGAGCAGCACGGCCTGGAGGGCCGAGCCTTGGGCCGTGCGGGTTGTGGGCGCGGGAACCGTACTGGTCATCCACGTACCTCCTGTGAGGGACGAGCAGGCCGGTTCCCGGGCGGGAACCGGCCTGCTGTGGACCGACCAGTGTACGACTTGTCCGATCAGTACGCCGATCTATACGGCGAGTGCTGCGCGGTGTCCGGTGGTCACCGTGCGTTGAAGTACTTGGCCTCGGGGTGGTGGATCACGATGGCGTCCGTGGACTGCTCGGGGTGGAGCTGGAACTCCTCCGACAGGTGGACGCCGATCCGCTCGGGCCGCAGCAGTTCGGCGATCTTGGCGCGGTCCTCCAGGTCGGGGCAGGCGCCGTAGCCGAGGGAGAAGCGGGCGCCGCGGTACTTCAGGGAGAACATGTCCTCGATGGCGGCGGGGTCCTCGCCTGCGAAGCCGAGTTCCGAGCGCACGCGCGCGTGCCAGTACTCGGCGAGGGCCTCGGCGAGCTGGACGGACAGGCCGTGCAGTTCGAGGTAGTCGCGGTAGGAGTCGGAGGCGAAGAGCTTCGCGGTCTCCTCGCCGATGCGGTTGCCGACGGTGACGACCTGGAGGCCGACGACGTCGGTCTCCCCCGACTCCTGGGGGCGGAAGAAGTCCGCGAGGCAGAGCCGGCGGCCGCGGCGCTGGCGGGGGAAGGTGAAGCGGGTGCGTTCGTTGCCGTGCTCGTCGAGGAGGATGAGGTCGTCGTCCTTGGAGACGCACGGGAAGTAGCCGTAGACCACGGCGGCTTCCAGGAGGTTCTCGGTCTGGAGCTTGTCCAGCAGGCCGCGCAGGCGCGGGCGGCCCTCGGTCTCGACGAGTTCCTCGTAGGTCGGGCCGTCGCCGGTGCGGGCCTGCTTCAGACCCCACTGGCCCTTGAAGAGGGCGCCCTCGTCGAGCCAGGTGGCGTACTCCTTGAGCTGGATGCCCTTGATGACGCGGGTGCCCCAGAACGGCGGGGTGGGGATCGGGTTGTCGACGGCGACGTCGGAGCGGACGTGGCCCTCCTCGGGGCGCTCCTCGGTGACCACGGCGCCGGCGGCGGGGCGGACCCGGCGCTGCTTCAGCTCGGGCAGCTTGGCGCCGGGCACGCCGCGCTTGACGCCGATGAGGGCGTCCATGAGGCGCAGGCCCTCGAAGGCGTCGCGGGCGTAGCGGACCTCGCCCTCGTAGATCTCGTGGAGGTCCTGTTCGACGTAGGCGCGGGTGAGGGCGGCGCCGCCGAGGATGACCGGGTAGTCGGCGGCGAGGCCGCGCTGGTTCAGCTCCTCCAGGTTCTCCTTCATGATCACGGTGGACTTGACGAGGAGACCGGACATGCCGATGACGTCGGCGCGGTGCTCCTCGGCGGCGTCGAGGATCGCGGAGACCGGCTGTTTGATGCCGAGGTTGACGACGTTGTAGCCGTTGTTGGACAGGATGATGTCGACGAGGTTCTTGCCGATGTCGTGGACGTCGCCGCGGACGGTGGCCAGCACGATGGTGCCCTTGCCCTCGGCGTCGGACTTCTCCATGTGCGGTTCGAGGTGGGCGACGGCGGTCTTCATGACCTCGGCGGACTGGAGGACGAACGGCAACTGCATCTGGCCGGAGCCGAACAGTTCGCCGACGACCTTCATGCCGTCCAGCAGGGTGTTGTTGACGATGTCCAGGGCGGGCGTGTCCTGGAGGGCCTCGTCGAGGTCGGCCTCCAGGCCGTTGCGCTCGCCGTCGATGATGCGGCGCTTGAGGCGCTCCTCCAGCGGCAGGGCGGCGAGTTCCTCGGCCTTGCCGGCCTTGAGGGACTTGGCGGTGGCGCCCTCGAAGAGCTGCATCAGCTTCTGGAGGGGGTCGTAGCCCTCGGAGCGGCGGTCGTGGATCAGGTCGAGGGCGGTCGTCACCTCCTCCTCGCTGAAGCGGGCGATCGGCAGGATCTTGGAGGCGTGGACGATCGCGGAGTCGAGGCCGGCCTTGACGCACTCGTCGAGGAAGACGGAGTTCAGCAGGATGCGGGCGGCGGGGTTGAGGCCGAAGGAGATGTTCGACAGGCCCAGGGTGGTCTGGACGTCGGGGTGGCGGCGCTTGAGCTCGCGGATGGCCTCGATGGTGGCGACGCCGTCGCCGCGGGACTCCTCCTGACCGGTGCAGATGGTGAAGGTCAGGGTGTCGATGAGGATGTCCTCCTCGCGGATGCCCCAGTTCCCGGTGAGGTCGTCGATCAGCCGTTCGGCGATCTCGACCTTCTTCTCGGGGGTGCGGGCCTGGCCCTCCTCGTCGATGGTGAGGGCGATCAGGGCGGCGCCGTGCTCCTGGGCCAGGCGGGTGACCTTGGCGAAGCGGGAGTCGGGGCCGTCGCCGTCCTCGTAGTTCACGGAGTTGATCACGGCGCGGCCGCCGAGCTTCTCCAGGCCGGCGCGGATGACGTCGACCTCGGTGGAGTCCAGGACGATCGGCAGGGTGGAGGCGGTGGCGAAGCGGCCGGCGAGTTCCTCCATGTCGGCGACGCCGTCGCGGCCGACGTAGTCGACGCACAGGTCGAGGAGGTGCGCGCCCTCGCGGATCTGGTCGCGGGCCATCTCGACGCAGTCGTCCCAGCGGCCCTCCAGCATGGCCTCGCGGAACTTCTTGGAGCCGTTGGCGTTGGTGCGCTCGCCGATGGCCAGGTAGGAGGTGTCCTGGCGGAAGGGGACGCTCTGGTAGAGGGAGGCGGCGCCGGCCTCGGGGCGGGGGTCGCGCGGGGCGGGGGTGAGGTCGCGGACGCGTTCGACGACCTGGCGCAGATGCTCGGGGGTGGTGCCGCAGCAGCCGCCGATCAGGGAGAGGCCGTAGTCGCGGACGAAGTTCTCCTGCGCGTCGGCCAGCTCGGAGGCGGTGAGGGGGTAGCTGGCGCCGTCCTTGCCGAGCACGGGCAGACCGGCGTTCGGCATACACGCCAGCGGGATGCGGGCGTTGCGGGCGAGGTAGCGCAGGTGCTCGCTCATCTCGGCGGGGCCGGTGGCGCAGTTCATGCCGATCATGTCGATGCCGAGCGGCTCCAGGGCCGTCAGGGCGGCGCCGATCTCGGAGCCGAGGAGCATGGTGCCGGTGGTCTCGACGGTCACGGAGACGACGAGCGGGACGTCCAGGCCGGCGGCGGTGCGGGCGCGGTGGGCGCCGAGGACGGCGGCCTTGGTCTGGAGGAGGTCCTGGGTGGTCTCGACGATCAGGGCGTCGGCGCCGCCGGCGATGAGGCCCTCGGCGTTCTGCTGGTAGGCGTCGCGCAGGGTGCCGTAGGCGACGTGGCCGAGGGTGGGCAGCTTGGTGCCGGGGCCGATGGAGCCGAGGACCCAGCGGGTGCGTCCGTCGCGGGCGGCGAAGGCGTCGGCGGTCTCGCGGGCGATGCGGGCACCGGCCTCGGAGAGTTCATGGACGCGCTCGGGGATGTCGTACTCGGCCATCGCGGCGAAGTTGGCGCCGAAGGTGTTGGTCTCGACGCAGTCCACGCCGGCGGCGAAGTACTCCTCGTGCACGGAGCGGACGATGTCGGGCCGGGTGACGTTGAGGATCTCGTTGCAGCCCTCGAGGTTCTCGAAGTCCTCGAGCGTGGGCTCCTGGGCCTGGAGCATGGTGCCCATGGCTCCGTCGGCGACCACCACTCGGGTGGCCAGGGCCTCTCGGAGCGCGGACACACGGGTCCGGCTGTCGGCGGAAGGGGTCGGCGGCACAGAGGCCATGGATGGGCTCCCTCGAATGCGACGGCTGTCGGCTTTACGCCACCCCGGGCTCCGCCCGAGGAGTACGCACGCCGCCAGGGTAGCCGGGCGGGCCGCAGTATGGTCAGCCCGTCCATGTGCCGGACGACGGCGCCGCACGGCCGGCGGAGGGGTTGGAACGGGCGTCGGACGGGTTACTGCCGCAGCGCGAACGGTCCCCCACCGGGGCGCGAGCGGGCTCCTACCGGGCCACGGGCCGGCTCCCATCAGGTCCCTGGCGGGGCACGAGCGAGACCCGAACGGCACCCGAGCGGGGTCCGGACGGGTCGCGAGCGGCACCACCGGGCGGGTCGCAAATGAGGCCCGGGCGGGGCCCGAATGAGTCTCCAGGGACACGAAGGGGTCCCCGGCAGGGGCCGGACGGGGCCCCGACAGTAGTCAGGCGGATCCCCGGCGGCGGCTGGTTGAATCCCTGGCCGGGGACCGGACGAGTCCCCGATGGAGTCGGGCGGGTCCTCGGCGGGGTCGGGGGCCCCGACGGGGTCGGGGGCCCCGGCGGGGTCGGGGGCCCCGGCGGGGTCGGGGGCAGGCC encodes:
- a CDS encoding ABC transporter substrate-binding protein, with the translated sequence MNRKTLVLPAVVGLLAPVLAACGGADSGSGGGDAIVVGTTDRFTATKDAPAPLDPAYAYDVGTWNILRQTVQTLMIQPKGEGEPVPEAAQSCGFTDSGNERYACKLRSDLKFSDGNAVTAEDVKFSIDRARSIKADSGVFALLSTIDTIETQGDNEVIFHLKTADATFPFKLSTPVAGIVNPDDYEKDKLREGFSVDGSGPYTLKAETDGDEMTKAVFTKNPHYKGALEVNNGEVDMVSYEDADDMGTALEKGDIDLMTRSMSPEQIQKLSEATADSDIDLIELGGLEIRYLAFNTNAPEVKTKAVRQAMAQVIDRDHLVSEVYGSQAEPLYSLVPASITGHSNSFFNKYGDPSVSKAKELLAKADITTPVKLTLNYTTDHYGPATKDEFELLRKQLNDSGLFDVTVKGTAWDTFVPAERKGEYEVWGMGWFPDFPDADNYVAPFLDKDNFLNSPYRNSDIINDLIPQSRREADRLSAGKSLTEIQDIVADDVPVLPLWQGKQYVAASTDITGTAYVLNSSATVQLWELGRGVSS
- the metH gene encoding methionine synthase, which codes for MASVPPTPSADSRTRVSALREALATRVVVADGAMGTMLQAQEPTLEDFENLEGCNEILNVTRPDIVRSVHEEYFAAGVDCVETNTFGANFAAMAEYDIPERVHELSEAGARIARETADAFAARDGRTRWVLGSIGPGTKLPTLGHVAYGTLRDAYQQNAEGLIAGGADALIVETTQDLLQTKAAVLGAHRARTAAGLDVPLVVSVTVETTGTMLLGSEIGAALTALEPLGIDMIGMNCATGPAEMSEHLRYLARNARIPLACMPNAGLPVLGKDGASYPLTASELADAQENFVRDYGLSLIGGCCGTTPEHLRQVVERVRDLTPAPRDPRPEAGAASLYQSVPFRQDTSYLAIGERTNANGSKKFREAMLEGRWDDCVEMARDQIREGAHLLDLCVDYVGRDGVADMEELAGRFATASTLPIVLDSTEVDVIRAGLEKLGGRAVINSVNYEDGDGPDSRFAKVTRLAQEHGAALIALTIDEEGQARTPEKKVEIAERLIDDLTGNWGIREEDILIDTLTFTICTGQEESRGDGVATIEAIRELKRRHPDVQTTLGLSNISFGLNPAARILLNSVFLDECVKAGLDSAIVHASKILPIARFSEEEVTTALDLIHDRRSEGYDPLQKLMQLFEGATAKSLKAGKAEELAALPLEERLKRRIIDGERNGLEADLDEALQDTPALDIVNNTLLDGMKVVGELFGSGQMQLPFVLQSAEVMKTAVAHLEPHMEKSDAEGKGTIVLATVRGDVHDIGKNLVDIILSNNGYNVVNLGIKQPVSAILDAAEEHRADVIGMSGLLVKSTVIMKENLEELNQRGLAADYPVILGGAALTRAYVEQDLHEIYEGEVRYARDAFEGLRLMDALIGVKRGVPGAKLPELKQRRVRPAAGAVVTEERPEEGHVRSDVAVDNPIPTPPFWGTRVIKGIQLKEYATWLDEGALFKGQWGLKQARTGDGPTYEELVETEGRPRLRGLLDKLQTENLLEAAVVYGYFPCVSKDDDLILLDEHGNERTRFTFPRQRRGRRLCLADFFRPQESGETDVVGLQVVTVGNRIGEETAKLFASDSYRDYLELHGLSVQLAEALAEYWHARVRSELGFAGEDPAAIEDMFSLKYRGARFSLGYGACPDLEDRAKIAELLRPERIGVHLSEEFQLHPEQSTDAIVIHHPEAKYFNAR
- a CDS encoding HAD family hydrolase, whose amino-acid sequence is MTSTVPAPTTRTAQGSALQAVLLDMDGTLVDTEGFWWDVEVEVFAGLGHALDDSWRHVVVGGPMSRSAGFLIEATGADITLAELSVLLNDGFEDRITRALPLMPGAARLLAELAAYEIPTALVSASHRRIIDRVLTSLGPQHFSLTVAGDEVLRTKPHPDPYLFAAAGLGVDPARCAVVEDTATGVAAAHAAGCQVVAVPSVAGIEPGARCTVVPTLEGVDLAFLRGLMPLG